In Populus trichocarpa isolate Nisqually-1 chromosome 7, P.trichocarpa_v4.1, whole genome shotgun sequence, the following proteins share a genomic window:
- the LOC7486098 gene encoding uncharacterized protein LOC7486098: METPILYDYIVRLKPKTNRNSQHVNSDQPLQKVPATFPVNFLLYKREIYSLHGESFFAIDRRPEAISRKTIHFPVGDSPIHHINDFKEILTDMGIPGIKISQILFEIATKAHGIDTCNGVFMIVSIRMTVYQEARLRNEEDDIARAERESMEVRAKPIPATKSSIDALERVVLDASASARDCTVCMEEIDAGSEAIRMPCSHVYHSDCIVRWLQTSHMCPLCRYHMPCEYL; encoded by the coding sequence ATGGAGACTCCCATCCTTTACGACTATATTGTCAgattaaaacccaaaacaaatagaaactcACAACACGTCAATAGTGACCAACCACTTCAAAAGGTACCAGCAACGTTCCCTGTGAACTTCTTGCTTTACAAGCGAGAGATCTACTCTCTTCATGGAGAGTCATTCTTTGCAATAGATAGAAGACCCGAGGCCATAAGCCGAAAAACTATTCACTTTCCGGTTGGAGATTCACCGATTCATCACATTAATGATTTCAAAGAGATCTTGACCGACATGGGCATCCCTGGAATCAAGATATCACAGATACTATTCGAAATTGCAACCAAGGCGCATGGCATTGATACTTGTAACGGCGTATTCATGATTGTCTCAATAAGGATGACAGTCTATCAAGAAGCTAGACTTCgtaatgaagaagatgatattgcCAGAGCTGAGAGGGAGTCAATGGAGGTTAGGGCAAAGCCAATCCCGGCCACCAAGTCCTCTATTGATGCATTGGAAAGGGTGGTTTTGGACGCCTCGGCGTCAGCGAGAGACTGCACTGTTTGTATGGAAGAGATTGACGCAGGGAGTGAAGCAATTCGGATGCCGTGCTCGCATGTCTATCACTCGGATTGCATTGTTAGGTGGTTGCAGACCAGTCACATGTGTCCTCTTTGCCGCTATCATATGCCCTGTGAATACTTGTGA
- the LOC7486097 gene encoding uncharacterized protein LOC7486097, producing the protein MTKFRKLNRPTGHRMSMLRTMVSQLIKHERIETTVAKAKEIRRLADNMVQLGKEGSLCASRRAAAFVRGDDVIHKLFSELAYRYKDRAGGYTRMLRTRIRVGDAAPMAYIEFIDRENELRQSKPPTPQPPQRAPMDPWTRSRLTRQFAPPKEEKSSDPEI; encoded by the exons ATGACTAAATTCAGAAAGCTAAATCGACCCACTGGTCACCGTATGTCCATGCTCAG AACTATGGTGTCCCAGTTGATTAAACACGAAAGGATTGAAACCACTGTTGCAAAG GCGAAAGAGATTCGACGTCTTGCTGATAATATGGTACAGCTTGGGAAAGAG GGTTCCCTTTGTGCCTCAAGGCGTGCCGCTGCATTTGTTAGAGGGGATGATGTCATTCACAAGCTATTTTCTGAATTGGCTTACCGTTACAA GGACAGAGCAGGTGGTTACACAAGGATGCTTCGAACTCGCATAAGAGTTGGTGATGCTGCACCAATGGCCTACATTGA GTTTATCGATAGAGAAAATGAGCTTAGACAGTCCAAACCGCCAACCCCTCAACCACCACAGAGAGCTCCTATGGATCCCTGGACAAGATCACGGCTTACCAGGCAGTTTGCACCCCCTAAAGAAGAAAAGAGCTCTGATCCTGAGATATGA